The following proteins are encoded in a genomic region of Pseudorca crassidens isolate mPseCra1 chromosome 1, mPseCra1.hap1, whole genome shotgun sequence:
- the OTUD1 gene encoding OTU domain-containing protein 1, which produces MQLYSSVCTHYPAGGPGPTAAAPAPPAAAAAATAQFKVSLQPPGPAGGAPEPDTGECQPAAAAEPREAAAAPAAKMPAFSSCFEMVSGAAAPASAAAAGPPGGSCKPPLPPHYTSTAQITVRALGADRLLLRGPEPGAAAPAAPRGRCLLLAPPSGAPVPPRRGSSAWLLEELLRPDGPEPAGVDAAREGPERNFRLSEHRQALAAAKHRGPAPPPESPEAGPGPWAEERPAERSLRGWDRAGDRVHPPPSADEARRPDPEAEAPPARSGEAVPGGAAEAAIVSRSDPKDEKLALYLAEVERQDKYLRQRSKYRFHIIPDGNCLYRAVSKAVYGDQSLHRELREQTVHYIADHLDHFSPLIEGDVGEFIIAAAQDGAWAGYPELLAMGQMLNVNIHLTTGGRLESPTVSTMIHYLGPEDSLRPSIWLSWLSNGHYDAVFDHSYPNPEYDTWCRQTQVQRKRDEELAKSMAISLSKMYIEQNACS; this is translated from the coding sequence ATGCAGCTCTACAGTAGCGTCTGCACCCACTACCCAGCCGGGGGCCCTGGTCCCACGGCCGCAGCCCCCGCTCCgcccgccgcagccgccgccgccaccgcccaGTTCAAGGTATCGCTGCAGCCCCCGGGACCCGCCGGCGGCGCGCCGGAGCCCGATACCGGTGAGTGCCAGCCGGCCGCGGCCGCCGAGCCCCGCGaagccgccgccgcccccgccgccaagATGCCCGCCTTCTCCTCCTGCTTCGAGATGGTGTCTGGGGCCGCCGCCCCCgcctcggccgccgccgccgggccGCCCGGCGGGTCCTGCaagccgccgctgccgccgcacTACACGTCCACGGCTCAGATCACCGTGCGGGCCCTGGGCGCCGACCGGCTCCTGCTGCGCGGCCCGGAGCCCGGCGCCGCGGCGCCCGCCGCCCCGCGCGGCCGCTGCCTCCTGCTGGCTCCGCCATCCGGCGCCCCGGTCCCCCCGCGGCGGGGCTCCTCGGCCTGGCTCCTGGAGGAGCTGCTGAGGCCCGACGGCCCCGAGCCCGCCGGCGTGGACGCGGCCCGCGAGGGGCCCGAAAGAAACTTCCGACTGAGCGAGCACCGCCAGGCCCTGGCCGCCGCCAAGCACCGCGGCCCCGCGCCGCCCCCGGAGAGCCCGGAAGCCGGCCCCGGCCCGTGGGCCGAGGAGCGCCCTGCGGAGAGGAGCCTCCGGGGCTGGGACAGGGCCGGCGACCGCGTCCACCCTCCTCCCAGCGCCGACGAGGCGCGGCGGCCCGACCCGGAGGCCGAGGCGCCTCCGGCGCGAAGCGGCGAGGCGGTCCCGGGTGGCGCGGCCGAGGCGGCGATCGTCTCCAGGTCGGATCCCAAGGATGAGAAGCTGGCCCTGTACCTGGCCGAGGTGGAGAGACAGGACAAGTACCTGCGGCAGAGGAGCAAGTACCGATTTCACATCATTCCCGACGGCAACTGCCTCTACCGAGCGGTCAGCAAGGCGGTGTACGGGGACCAGAGCCTGCACCGGGAGCTGCGGGAGCAGACGGTGCACTACATCGCCGACCACCTCGACCACTTTAGCCCCCTGATTGAGGGCGACGTGGGGGAGTTTATCATCGCCGCTGCTCAGGACGGGGCGTGGGCCGGGTACCCTGAACTTCTGGCCATGGGGCAGATGCTGAACGTGAATATACATCTAACTACTGGTGGGAGGCTGGAGAGCCCCACGGTGTCTACCATGATTCACTATTTGGGCCCAGAGGATTCCCTAAGGCCTAGCATTTGGCTCAGTTGGCTTAGTAACGGACATTACGACGCGGTGTTTGATCACTCCTATCCGAATCCGGAGTATGACACTTGGTGCAGGCAGACTCAAGTGCAAAGAAAACGCGACGAAGAACTCGCCAAGTCCATGGCCATATCCCTATCCAAAATGTATATTGAACAAAACGCATGCTCTTGA